The Leadbettera azotonutricia ZAS-9 genome has a window encoding:
- the glgP gene encoding alpha-glucan family phosphorylase: MNISTYTVKPKLPNSLKPLEEIARNLWLSWNFDAVELFIRLDYDVWLSSHQSPVRTLGMVSQERLVEVAKDDSYIARLNEVYTRFLKYKKGETWYRGSRKDVVAYFSMEYGMDVSLPIYSGGLGILSGDHMKTSSDMGLPLVGVGFLYRQGYFKQLLNADGYQQESYPENDWYNMPVELKTGKNNEPVKITVDLAGRQATAQVWEVKVGRSSLFLLDTNIPENAPDIRNITATLYGGDKETRMQQEILLGIGGIRALRALGVNPAATHMNEGHAAFLGLERVRELMSERHFNFDEAREAVWPTNIFTTHTPVPAGNERFDIGLMEKYFRSWPQILGISWKDFLSLGRERPYDDSETFCMTVLAIKFAAYANGVAALHGVVSRKMWQNLWPGLPLNEIPIDHVTNGVHPRTWVSSNMVELLDRYFGPHFEEEPTDLSVWNRMDRISDEELWRTHERRRERLVAFARERIRDNLKRNGAVERRIAQAEDALSPYTLTLAFARRFATYKRGNLLLRDPERLLKLLKDTERPIQLIFAGKAHPMDMPGKELIRSIIHFAEQHDVTSRIIFLENYDISMAHYLTSGADVWLNTPRRPMEASGTSGMKAAMNGVLNCSILDGWWDEAYNPEVGWAIGRGEEYEDTNLQDEIESKALYDLLEREVIPLFYQRGRDGLPREWIRRMKTCMKQIGQSMSSHRMLMDYSNKFYFPALKNYRRIVKDDYAEPKALAAYMGKLRQAWDSIKIQKIESNAKPIMQRGDSLTVTARVELGALSPDEVLVELYHGSASNHGDGIENANRAEMRSVGQEGNVVVYQVRIECADTGLQGHTVRILPKHPALVHPYRTGFIKWA; encoded by the coding sequence ATGAATATCTCTACATATACTGTAAAACCAAAACTTCCCAATTCATTAAAACCCCTCGAAGAGATTGCCCGCAACCTTTGGCTTTCATGGAACTTTGATGCAGTCGAGCTTTTCATCCGCCTTGATTATGATGTGTGGCTTTCGTCGCATCAGAGCCCGGTAAGGACTCTTGGCATGGTAAGCCAGGAGCGGCTCGTTGAAGTTGCCAAAGACGATTCCTACATTGCGCGACTGAATGAAGTATACACCCGTTTCCTCAAGTATAAAAAAGGCGAGACCTGGTACCGTGGTTCCCGGAAAGATGTGGTCGCTTACTTCTCCATGGAATACGGCATGGATGTATCTCTCCCGATCTATTCAGGCGGGCTGGGCATACTCTCGGGGGATCATATGAAGACCTCCTCCGACATGGGTCTTCCTCTTGTAGGCGTTGGCTTCCTCTATCGCCAGGGTTATTTTAAACAGCTTCTCAATGCCGATGGTTATCAGCAGGAGAGCTACCCCGAGAACGACTGGTACAATATGCCTGTGGAGCTCAAAACAGGCAAAAACAACGAACCTGTCAAGATCACTGTGGATCTTGCAGGCCGCCAGGCTACAGCCCAGGTATGGGAAGTAAAAGTCGGGCGCAGTTCCCTCTTTCTCCTTGATACCAATATCCCCGAGAATGCGCCTGACATCAGGAATATCACTGCCACGCTCTATGGCGGCGACAAAGAAACCCGTATGCAGCAGGAAATCCTCCTTGGGATAGGCGGCATACGCGCCCTCCGCGCTTTGGGTGTCAATCCTGCCGCTACCCACATGAACGAAGGCCATGCAGCCTTCCTGGGCCTTGAACGTGTCCGGGAGCTTATGTCCGAGAGGCATTTCAACTTTGACGAAGCCCGCGAAGCGGTGTGGCCCACCAATATCTTTACAACTCATACTCCTGTTCCCGCAGGAAACGAGCGTTTCGACATAGGTTTAATGGAAAAATACTTCCGCAGTTGGCCCCAGATTCTGGGCATCTCCTGGAAAGATTTCCTCAGCCTTGGCCGCGAGCGTCCCTACGATGACAGTGAAACCTTTTGCATGACCGTTCTGGCTATCAAGTTTGCCGCTTATGCCAATGGCGTTGCGGCGCTCCATGGCGTGGTTTCCCGCAAAATGTGGCAGAACCTTTGGCCCGGCCTTCCCCTGAATGAAATACCTATTGACCATGTTACTAATGGTGTTCATCCCCGTACCTGGGTCTCAAGCAACATGGTGGAGCTGCTGGATCGTTATTTTGGCCCCCATTTTGAAGAAGAGCCCACGGATCTTTCGGTTTGGAACCGCATGGATCGTATTTCTGACGAAGAGCTCTGGCGTACCCATGAGCGCCGCCGTGAACGGCTTGTTGCTTTTGCCCGGGAACGCATCAGGGATAACCTGAAGCGCAATGGCGCGGTGGAGCGCCGCATAGCCCAGGCAGAGGACGCGCTCTCGCCGTATACCTTGACCCTCGCCTTTGCCCGCCGTTTTGCGACCTACAAACGTGGCAATCTTCTTTTGAGGGACCCCGAGCGCCTCCTCAAGCTTTTAAAAGACACCGAACGGCCCATACAGCTCATTTTTGCGGGCAAGGCCCATCCTATGGATATGCCTGGCAAAGAACTCATCAGAAGCATCATCCATTTCGCGGAGCAGCATGATGTGACAAGCCGCATTATCTTCCTTGAAAATTACGATATATCCATGGCCCATTACCTTACCTCCGGCGCTGATGTGTGGCTCAATACCCCAAGGCGGCCCATGGAAGCTTCCGGTACTTCGGGCATGAAGGCCGCAATGAACGGCGTTCTCAATTGCTCCATACTTGACGGCTGGTGGGATGAGGCATACAACCCTGAAGTGGGTTGGGCCATAGGCCGGGGTGAAGAATACGAGGACACTAATCTGCAGGATGAAATTGAGAGCAAGGCCCTCTACGATCTCCTCGAAAGGGAAGTCATCCCCCTCTTCTATCAGCGTGGAAGGGACGGGCTTCCCAGGGAATGGATACGCCGCATGAAGACCTGCATGAAGCAGATTGGACAGTCTATGTCCAGCCACCGTATGCTTATGGATTATTCCAACAAGTTCTACTTCCCGGCGCTTAAAAACTATCGGCGCATTGTAAAAGACGATTATGCCGAGCCCAAGGCCCTTGCCGCATATATGGGTAAACTGCGCCAGGCATGGGACAGCATCAAGATCCAAAAAATCGAATCCAATGCCAAACCGATTATGCAGCGGGGCGATTCCCTCACGGTTACTGCGAGGGTTGAGCTGGGCGCTCTCTCCCCTGATGAGGTTCTGGTGGAGCTTTACCACGGTTCAGCTTCCAATCACGGCGATGGAATTGAAAATGCCAATAGGGCCGAGATGAGATCTGTCGGCCAGGAAGGGAATGTGGTTGTCTATCAGGTAAGGATTGAATGTGCCGATACGGGATTGCAGGGACATACAGTCAGGATACTCCCCAAGCATCCGGCTCTGGTTCATCCCTACAGGACAGGTTTTATTAAGTGGGCGTAG
- a CDS encoding queuosine precursor transporter — translation MAFFVAILITSNVASSAKIVDLGISLFGIPLAFDGGTLLFPLSYVFGDVLTEVYGFRASRRVIWMGFIALALSSLIFFFLRLLPAEAAWEGYAGSAAYDAILGGMSTGGIALASLLGYLVGEFSNSVILSKMKVLMKGKLLWVRTIGSTLIGELLDSLVFVLAASLTGVFGWELFATLVLTNYLFKCLIEAAMTPFTYLAVIKLKKAEGVDAYDVGVKFNPFGS, via the coding sequence ATGGCTTTCTTCGTTGCCATACTTATCACCAGCAATGTAGCATCGTCGGCAAAAATCGTGGATCTCGGTATTTCTCTCTTTGGAATTCCTCTTGCTTTTGACGGCGGAACCCTTCTTTTCCCTCTTTCTTACGTTTTTGGCGATGTGCTCACCGAAGTTTATGGTTTTAGGGCGTCCCGCAGGGTCATCTGGATGGGTTTCATCGCCTTGGCCCTTTCATCCCTTATCTTTTTTTTCCTCCGCCTCCTCCCTGCAGAGGCTGCCTGGGAAGGGTATGCGGGCAGCGCCGCATATGACGCAATACTCGGGGGCATGAGCACCGGCGGCATAGCCCTGGCGAGCCTTTTGGGCTACCTGGTGGGCGAGTTTTCCAACTCCGTGATACTTTCGAAAATGAAAGTTCTGATGAAGGGGAAATTGCTCTGGGTGCGTACCATAGGCAGCACCTTAATCGGGGAACTTCTGGACAGCCTTGTCTTTGTATTGGCTGCAAGCCTTACGGGCGTTTTCGGCTGGGAACTCTTTGCTACCCTGGTGCTGACAAACTATCTTTTCAAATGCCTTATCGAAGCAGCCATGACCCCCTTCACCTATCTTGCGGTGATAAAGCTTAAAAAAGCCGAGGGGGTGGATGCCTACGATGTGGGTGTCAAATTCAATCCTTTTGGTTCTTAG
- a CDS encoding CidA/LrgA family protein gives MEIFAQLAIILAFGFAGEILARALPLGMPASVLGMILMLIALGSKMLKPSQLGKTADFLGSHMAFFFLPVAIAIIENFSFIRPVVWQFFGICMVCTIVTFSLTYGTVRLCRVLLRGRV, from the coding sequence ATGGAAATATTTGCGCAGCTCGCCATCATTCTGGCCTTTGGCTTTGCCGGTGAAATTTTAGCCAGGGCTTTGCCCCTGGGCATGCCTGCCAGTGTTCTTGGGATGATCCTCATGCTCATAGCCCTTGGCAGTAAGATGCTTAAGCCCAGCCAGCTTGGGAAGACCGCGGATTTCCTCGGTTCCCATATGGCTTTTTTCTTTCTTCCGGTTGCAATTGCCATTATCGAGAATTTTTCTTTTATACGTCCTGTGGTGTGGCAGTTCTTCGGGATCTGCATGGTTTGCACCATTGTCACCTTCAGCCTGACCTACGGTACGGTGAGGCTCTGCAGGGTGCTGCTTCGGGGCAGGGTGTAA
- a CDS encoding LrgB family protein, which yields MVQALSLPVCGVLVSLVCYLIGITIRKRVHSPLANPLVIANVLLIAIVLFSPVGIEEYRAGGNFIIMFMAPVTVILALKIYNQRDKLKANIIPILAGCIVGSVSAVGSTWGLCKILGVNEGIAVSLLPRSVTTAIALELSEKNGGFPGITAMAVIITGIFSAFVSPIIIKTFKLKDPIAAGIAMGASGHAIGTSAALELGETEGAMSGLAIGVVGIITSVFFIFLF from the coding sequence ATGGTTCAGGCTTTGTCGCTCCCCGTCTGCGGCGTGCTCGTTTCCCTGGTTTGCTATCTTATAGGCATCACTATCAGGAAGCGTGTCCATTCCCCCCTGGCAAACCCCCTCGTGATAGCAAATGTTCTCCTTATAGCAATCGTACTTTTTAGCCCCGTCGGTATTGAAGAATACAGGGCAGGCGGGAATTTTATCATTATGTTCATGGCCCCGGTCACGGTGATTCTGGCCCTGAAGATTTACAACCAGAGGGATAAACTCAAAGCCAATATCATCCCCATACTGGCAGGCTGCATCGTGGGTTCTGTCAGCGCAGTGGGCAGTACCTGGGGGCTCTGTAAAATTTTAGGTGTTAACGAGGGCATTGCCGTTTCACTCCTGCCCCGCTCGGTTACTACTGCCATTGCCCTGGAGCTCTCCGAAAAGAACGGTGGCTTCCCGGGCATTACCGCCATGGCCGTGATCATCACCGGGATTTTTTCGGCCTTCGTCTCCCCCATCATCATTAAAACTTTTAAGCTGAAAGATCCCATAGCGGCGGGAATCGCCATGGGCGCTTCGGGCCATGCCATAGGGACTTCTGCCGCCCTGGAGCTTGGCGAAACAGAAGGCGCCATGAGCGGCCTTGCCATTGGGGTAGTGGGGATAATCACAAGCGTATTTTTTATATTTTTGTTTTAG
- a CDS encoding PLP-dependent cysteine synthase family protein, with the protein MNILDLVGNTPLLELRKIPHAGAQLFAKAEFCNPSGSVKDRAAKAMILDGIKQGSLKPGKIIIDATSGNTGIAYAMMGAYLGYPVKLYLPANASNERKGLMRRYNAQIVETDPLESSDGALLAARKEVEQNPEKYFYPNQYANDENWKAHYNGTALEIWEQSNHRITHFICGMGTSGTFTGCARRLKELNPNVKVIAVQPDSPFHGIEGTKHMASTIRPEFYDERLPDEFIEVNTEESYALARQLAAVEGLFVGVSSAANVLAALHLAEKLPPDAVVVTILCDGGIRYLSDPFWETA; encoded by the coding sequence ATGAATATCCTTGATTTGGTGGGGAATACTCCTCTTTTGGAATTAAGAAAAATCCCTCATGCCGGAGCACAGCTTTTTGCCAAAGCCGAATTCTGCAATCCCTCAGGCTCTGTTAAGGACAGGGCCGCCAAAGCCATGATACTTGACGGTATCAAGCAGGGCAGTCTCAAGCCGGGCAAGATCATCATCGATGCGACTTCCGGCAATACGGGCATAGCCTATGCCATGATGGGCGCTTATTTGGGATATCCCGTGAAGCTTTACCTTCCGGCAAATGCCAGCAATGAGCGGAAGGGGCTTATGAGACGCTACAATGCTCAAATTGTTGAGACAGATCCCCTGGAAAGTTCCGATGGCGCCCTCCTTGCGGCCCGGAAAGAAGTCGAACAGAATCCCGAAAAATACTTTTACCCTAATCAATACGCCAACGATGAAAACTGGAAGGCCCATTACAATGGAACAGCCCTGGAAATTTGGGAGCAATCAAATCACCGGATAACCCATTTCATTTGCGGCATGGGAACTTCCGGAACTTTCACAGGCTGCGCCAGACGACTTAAAGAACTTAACCCGAATGTAAAGGTGATAGCGGTGCAGCCCGATTCCCCCTTCCACGGCATCGAGGGGACCAAGCACATGGCGAGTACCATCAGACCTGAGTTTTATGATGAGCGCCTGCCCGACGAATTTATCGAGGTGAATACCGAGGAGTCCTACGCCCTGGCAAGGCAGCTTGCCGCAGTGGAGGGCCTTTTCGTCGGGGTAAGCTCCGCAGCCAATGTGCTCGCTGCCCTTCACCTCGCGGAGAAGCTTCCCCCCGATGCAGTGGTGGTTACCATCCTCTGCGACGGCGGCATCAGGTATCTTTCAGATCCTTTCTGGGAAACAGCATGA
- a CDS encoding Mov34/MPN/PAD-1 family protein — MIRLSAECEALVRREGERAFPNECCGVLLGPLLDGDGRQVEAVLPIENNREAEEQYHRFRIEAEDLMRAEKEARKQNREVLGFYHSHPDHPARPSEYDREFALPFYSYIILGVEGGRAAELTSWRLTEDRSVFNKEELLCR; from the coding sequence ATGATCAGGCTCAGCGCCGAATGTGAAGCCCTTGTCAGGAGGGAAGGGGAGAGGGCCTTCCCCAACGAATGCTGCGGCGTTCTTTTGGGTCCGCTGCTTGATGGTGATGGCCGGCAAGTGGAAGCTGTCCTCCCCATAGAGAACAACCGCGAAGCTGAAGAGCAGTACCATCGTTTCAGGATCGAGGCCGAAGATTTGATGAGGGCCGAAAAAGAAGCCCGCAAGCAGAACCGCGAAGTGCTGGGTTTTTACCATTCCCACCCGGATCATCCGGCGCGGCCTTCGGAGTACGATCGTGAGTTTGCATTGCCCTTTTATTCGTATATAATACTTGGAGTCGAAGGCGGCCGTGCGGCGGAACTGACAAGCTGGCGGCTCACCGAAGACAGGTCGGTTTTTAACAAGGAGGAGTTGCTATGCCGGTAA
- a CDS encoding MoaD/ThiS family protein: protein MPVIQIPTALRSFTERKSEITVAGATVGEAIAKLAEAYPDIKQHLYQGAELRSFINVFVGETNIKKMQALDTPVKDDDTIMLVPAIAGGIQG, encoded by the coding sequence ATGCCGGTAATACAAATACCCACCGCATTGAGAAGCTTTACAGAGAGGAAATCCGAAATCACCGTTGCAGGTGCTACTGTAGGGGAAGCAATCGCCAAATTGGCAGAGGCTTATCCCGATATAAAGCAGCATTTGTACCAGGGCGCAGAATTGCGCTCGTTCATCAATGTTTTTGTGGGAGAGACAAATATCAAAAAAATGCAGGCCCTGGATACGCCGGTCAAGGATGATGATACTATCATGCTGGTCCCGGCCATTGCGGGCGGCATCCAAGGATAG
- the moeB gene encoding molybdopterin-synthase adenylyltransferase MoeB, with the protein MTDSVIKDRELTDLTNAEIGRYSRHLLLPEVGIEGQKRLKAARVLLVGTGGLGAPLALYLAAAGVGTLGIVDFDFVEESNLQRQVIHGTRDVGRPKVASAQDRIKSINPYIKVNTYNTMLSSANALDILKDYDVVADGTDNYQTRYLVNDACVLLGIPNVYGSIFQFEGQASVFYAKEGPCYRCLYPEPPPPGLVPSCAEGGVVGVLPGIVGTLQANEVIKLIVGGGDSLVGRLLLFDAWKLKFRELKLDKDPHCPVCGSNPTIHELIDYEQFCGLKKNEDEVPVDTITAKELKARFDNNEPLQIIDIREPHERAIVKFPNAKAIPLGQMVRRIDEFDPAIDAVFICKIGQRSVFAIRALREAGYKGRLFNLKDGVNAWARDVDASLPQY; encoded by the coding sequence ATGACTGACAGCGTAATTAAGGATCGGGAACTCACCGATCTTACCAATGCCGAGATCGGCCGTTACAGCCGCCACCTCCTCCTGCCTGAAGTGGGCATTGAGGGGCAGAAGCGGCTCAAGGCAGCGCGGGTGCTCCTTGTGGGAACCGGCGGGCTCGGCGCGCCTCTGGCCCTCTACCTTGCAGCAGCAGGCGTGGGCACTCTCGGCATCGTTGATTTTGATTTTGTGGAAGAATCCAATCTGCAGCGCCAGGTGATTCACGGAACACGCGATGTGGGCCGCCCCAAGGTCGCCTCCGCCCAGGATCGCATTAAGAGCATTAATCCCTATATCAAGGTGAACACCTACAATACCATGCTCTCAAGCGCCAATGCCCTGGATATCCTCAAAGATTACGATGTGGTAGCCGACGGCACCGACAACTACCAGACCCGCTACCTGGTGAATGACGCCTGCGTGCTTTTGGGCATCCCCAATGTGTATGGTTCGATTTTCCAGTTTGAAGGCCAGGCTTCGGTGTTTTACGCCAAGGAAGGCCCGTGTTACCGCTGCCTCTATCCCGAGCCTCCGCCTCCGGGGCTGGTTCCTTCCTGTGCCGAGGGCGGCGTTGTCGGGGTGCTCCCCGGCATCGTAGGAACCCTCCAGGCCAACGAAGTGATAAAGCTCATTGTGGGCGGCGGTGACAGCCTTGTGGGGCGGCTTCTCCTCTTCGATGCGTGGAAGCTCAAGTTCCGGGAACTCAAGCTTGATAAAGACCCCCATTGCCCCGTCTGCGGCAGTAATCCTACTATCCACGAGCTTATCGATTATGAGCAATTCTGCGGCCTCAAGAAAAATGAAGATGAAGTGCCGGTTGACACTATTACTGCGAAAGAACTAAAAGCGCGGTTTGATAATAACGAGCCCTTGCAGATCATCGATATACGCGAACCTCACGAGCGGGCCATTGTCAAATTCCCCAATGCCAAGGCAATCCCCCTGGGGCAGATGGTCCGCAGGATTGATGAATTCGATCCCGCCATTGACGCAGTGTTCATCTGCAAAATCGGGCAGCGCAGCGTATTCGCTATCCGGGCCCTGCGGGAAGCAGGATACAAGGGGCGGCTGTTCAATCTGAAAGACGGGGTCAATGCCTGGGCAAGAGACGTTGATGCATCTCTGCCCCAGTATTAG
- a CDS encoding alkaline phosphatase, which produces MKKKTLFSRISCAMLHAVLLTTCASVPRIAEDESAIHVVLIGLDAWGAYSVPGADIPVIRQMMAHGAYTLEDLSVMPSDSAPNWMSMFSGADPGLHGFTSWNSKEPGFQPAAVDSRAFFPGIFGLLRDQKPESTIAYFYEWSGMKYLVPKDVPNRMKLVPLLSYWKPGANKIARYIKKQKPGFAFIGFYGTDMTGHSKGHDTPAYYKKLSQIDGYIGIIEQAVKDAGIYDNTIFILTADHGGVGKGHGGESMQERQVPLILYGKGIKKGYEIVGEVHTYDTASTIARIFGLVQPDVWIGKPVEEAFE; this is translated from the coding sequence ATGAAAAAGAAAACGCTGTTCAGCCGGATATCCTGCGCAATGCTTCATGCAGTTTTGCTGACAACCTGCGCTTCGGTGCCGCGCATTGCCGAAGACGAAAGCGCTATCCATGTTGTCCTTATCGGGCTTGACGCATGGGGAGCGTACAGCGTTCCCGGCGCAGACATACCGGTAATCAGGCAGATGATGGCACATGGCGCATATACCCTTGAGGATCTCAGCGTCATGCCATCGGACAGCGCTCCCAACTGGATGTCCATGTTCTCGGGCGCAGATCCCGGCCTGCATGGGTTTACCTCATGGAACTCAAAGGAGCCTGGCTTCCAGCCTGCCGCTGTAGACAGCCGTGCCTTTTTTCCGGGCATCTTCGGCCTTCTCCGGGATCAGAAGCCTGAAAGCACAATCGCCTACTTTTATGAATGGAGCGGCATGAAGTACCTGGTTCCAAAAGATGTGCCAAACCGCATGAAACTGGTTCCCCTTCTCTCCTATTGGAAACCCGGAGCAAATAAGATAGCCAGGTATATCAAGAAGCAAAAGCCCGGCTTTGCCTTCATCGGTTTTTATGGCACCGACATGACGGGCCATAGCAAGGGCCACGACACGCCCGCGTATTACAAGAAGCTGTCCCAGATTGATGGCTATATCGGCATCATTGAGCAGGCAGTCAAGGATGCCGGCATCTACGACAATACCATCTTTATCCTCACCGCAGATCATGGCGGGGTCGGCAAAGGCCACGGCGGCGAATCAATGCAGGAACGGCAGGTTCCCCTTATCCTATACGGGAAGGGAATCAAGAAGGGATACGAGATTGTCGGGGAAGTGCACACCTACGACACTGCCTCGACCATTGCGAGAATCTTTGGCCTTGTTCAGCCTGATGTGTGGATCGGCAAGCCTGTGGAAGAGGCGTTTGAGTGA
- a CDS encoding family 2A encapsulin nanocompartment shell protein, translating to MAEKTINALGKDAAYQLANVTKTPPQYGALTPKWLTRVLEFKGLEAGIYRVNKVVEGDTPLDILCSQDPKKVDIPQGFIDYEAKPREYRLNSISTIINVDTKVADVYSAPYDQTQEQISLAIESLKERQESQIINNDDYGLLKNVADSQRIQTRAGRPMPDDLDELITKVWKDPSFFLAHPRAVAAFERECTRRGVPPVTVNIGGGTFIAWRGIPIIPTDKLFVDGLKNPKGKGGKTNILLVRTGEAKRGVIGLYQANVPGEQSRGLSVRFRGIDDSGVASYLLSVYCSAAILADDALAVLEDVEVGDYYDYT from the coding sequence ATGGCTGAAAAAACGATCAATGCGCTGGGAAAGGACGCGGCTTATCAACTGGCGAATGTTACCAAGACGCCGCCCCAGTACGGAGCCCTGACGCCCAAGTGGCTGACCAGGGTATTGGAATTCAAGGGCCTTGAAGCGGGCATTTACCGGGTGAACAAGGTGGTGGAAGGGGATACCCCCCTCGATATCCTGTGCAGCCAGGACCCCAAAAAGGTTGATATTCCCCAGGGCTTCATCGATTACGAGGCCAAGCCCAGGGAGTACCGGCTTAATTCCATCAGTACCATTATCAATGTGGATACCAAGGTCGCTGATGTGTACAGCGCCCCCTACGATCAGACCCAGGAGCAGATCTCTCTGGCCATCGAAAGCCTTAAAGAGAGGCAGGAGAGCCAGATCATCAATAATGATGATTATGGGCTTCTGAAAAACGTTGCTGATTCCCAGCGTATTCAAACCCGGGCAGGGCGTCCTATGCCCGACGATCTTGATGAGCTTATCACCAAGGTGTGGAAAGATCCGTCCTTCTTCCTCGCCCACCCCCGGGCTGTTGCGGCTTTTGAGCGTGAATGCACACGCCGGGGTGTGCCGCCTGTAACGGTGAATATCGGCGGCGGGACTTTCATCGCATGGCGGGGCATCCCCATTATCCCCACGGACAAGCTTTTTGTGGACGGCCTTAAAAACCCAAAAGGGAAAGGCGGCAAAACCAATATCCTTCTGGTTCGCACCGGAGAAGCCAAGCGGGGTGTTATCGGCCTGTATCAGGCGAATGTGCCCGGCGAGCAGTCCAGGGGGCTTTCTGTCCGGTTCAGGGGCATTGACGATTCAGGCGTTGCCTCCTATCTCCTTTCGGTTTACTGCTCCGCCGCAATCCTCGCCGATGACGCTCTAGCGGTATTGGAAGATGTGGAAGTCGGTGACTACTATGATTACACCTAG
- a CDS encoding cysteine desulfurase translates to MITPSSYAGNANPADWGLPSAAEIAALASAYFPEFAAPVSVPGAGSIAAPSYSPSVLSTKDAEAYKTAAHSAYTVPDSNAAHHGYAVGSRSLESIRGDFPILSEKINGRDLVWLDNAATTQRPRQVIDRLVHYYEHENSNVHRGAHELAARSTDAYEDARKKTAGFLGAPSPDNIVFVRGTTEGINLAAQAYVKQYLKPGDEIILTLLEHHANIVPWQLIAEETGAVLRVAPIDKTGQIILSEYTKLFNSRTRFVSATQVSNALGTVAPVAEMIQIAHAHGVRILIDGAQSVSHMPVNVSALDVDLFVFSGHKIFGPTGIGALYAKTDVLEAARPYHGGGNMIADVTFERTLYQPPPAKFEAGTGNIADAVGLGAALDYVSAIGMENIAAWEHTLVQYGMAELAKVPGLHLVGTALNKASVLSFVLDGHETEDVGKYLNTKGIAVRAGHHCAQPVLRSFGLEGTVRPSLAFYNTPEEIDALVRALFELVRR, encoded by the coding sequence ATGATTACACCTAGCAGTTATGCCGGGAATGCAAACCCTGCGGACTGGGGGCTTCCCTCTGCTGCCGAGATTGCTGCCCTGGCTTCGGCTTATTTCCCGGAATTTGCCGCACCGGTGAGCGTGCCGGGGGCTGGCAGTATTGCTGCGCCTTCTTACTCGCCGTCGGTGCTGTCAACAAAGGATGCTGAAGCTTATAAGACCGCTGCGCATTCCGCATACACTGTTCCTGACAGCAATGCTGCGCATCATGGTTATGCTGTCGGATCGAGAAGCCTTGAATCCATACGCGGCGATTTCCCCATTCTCTCAGAAAAAATAAACGGCCGTGATCTGGTCTGGCTTGACAACGCAGCCACCACCCAGCGTCCCCGGCAGGTGATAGACCGGCTTGTGCACTATTACGAACACGAGAATTCCAATGTCCACCGGGGCGCCCATGAGCTGGCTGCCCGGTCAACCGATGCCTACGAGGACGCCCGAAAGAAGACAGCCGGTTTCCTCGGCGCCCCTTCACCGGACAATATCGTCTTTGTGCGGGGAACCACCGAGGGGATTAATCTTGCGGCCCAGGCTTATGTCAAACAGTACTTAAAGCCCGGGGACGAGATCATCCTTACCCTTTTGGAGCACCACGCCAATATAGTGCCCTGGCAGCTTATTGCCGAGGAAACAGGCGCGGTGTTGCGGGTGGCTCCCATCGACAAGACAGGGCAGATCATTCTTTCAGAGTACACGAAGCTTTTTAACAGCAGGACCCGTTTTGTGTCCGCAACCCAGGTGTCCAACGCATTGGGAACGGTCGCGCCTGTAGCGGAAATGATACAGATCGCCCATGCCCATGGCGTGCGGATTTTAATAGACGGCGCCCAGTCGGTGTCCCATATGCCTGTCAATGTTTCTGCCCTGGATGTGGATCTCTTTGTGTTTTCGGGCCATAAGATCTTCGGCCCCACAGGAATCGGCGCGCTCTACGCAAAAACCGATGTCCTTGAAGCTGCCCGGCCTTACCACGGCGGCGGCAACATGATTGCGGATGTTACTTTTGAGCGTACCCTTTACCAGCCTCCTCCCGCAAAGTTTGAAGCCGGAACCGGGAATATCGCCGATGCAGTAGGTCTTGGGGCTGCCCTTGATTATGTGAGCGCCATCGGCATGGAAAACATCGCCGCCTGGGAGCATACCCTGGTGCAGTACGGCATGGCGGAACTTGCCAAAGTGCCGGGGCTGCATCTTGTCGGGACTGCGCTGAATAAGGCAAGTGTCCTTTCCTTTGTCCTTGACGGGCACGAAACGGAAGATGTCGGCAAATACCTTAACACCAAGGGCATTGCTGTCCGTGCGGGCCATCACTGCGCCCAGCCTGTGCTTAGGAGCTTCGGCCTTGAAGGAACAGTGCGGCCTTCCCTGGCGTTTTACAATACTCCGGAAGAGATTGACGCACTGGTAAGGGCGCTGTTTGAACTGGTCAGGAGATAG